A genomic segment from Triticum dicoccoides isolate Atlit2015 ecotype Zavitan chromosome 1A, WEW_v2.0, whole genome shotgun sequence encodes:
- the LOC119359731 gene encoding CSC1-like protein At3g21620 — MATIYDIAVGAALNVVTAVAFLLLFAFLRLQPINDRVYFPKWYLKGTRASPASAGATVAAAKYINLDMRSYLNFLSWMPAALKMPDDELIQHAGLDSVVYLRIYRTGLKIFVPITILAFAVLVPLNWTNDTLETLKVVHSDIDKLSISNIPYGSKRFIAHLVMAYVFTFWTCYILMKEYQIVAKMRLRFLASEKRRPDQFTVLVRNIPSDPDESVSELVEHFFLVNHPSHYLKHQVVYNTNKLAGLVEKKKQMQNWLDYYQLKFERKAERPTTKTGFFGCFGSDVDAIDYYKSEIEKIGKEEADEHKKVMKDPKSIMPAAFVSFRSRWGAAVAAQTQQTSNPTVWLTEWAPEPRDVYWNNLSIPFVSLTVRRLIIGVAFFFLNFFYVIPIAFVQTLANVEGIEKALPFLEPFIETPTIKSFIQGFLPGLALKIFLILLPTILMFMSQFEGLVSHSSLERRTASKYFIFLFFNVFLGSIVTGSALEQLNTYLHQSANDIPRIIGVAIPMKATFFITYVMVDGWTGVALEVLRLKAFIMFHLKNFFLVKTEKDREEAMDPGSICLYWSEPRIQLYFLLGLVYAVVTPLLLPFILVFFALAYVVYRHQIINVYNQRYESGAQFWPNVHLRIITALIVSQLLFLGLLSTKGLEEATPALLALPVLTIWFHKYCKHRYEPAFVRNPLQEVMRKDTLERARERNFDLKAYLADAYLHPVFKSNEADKFYVADDPGAEPVIVPTKRQSRRITPVQSEDGGSGRLNLMESVHER; from the exons ATGGCTACCATCTACGACATCGCCGTCGGGGCGGCTCTCAACGTAGTCACCGCCGTCGCCTTCCTGCTGCTGTTCGCGTTCCTGCGGCTGCAGCCCATCAACGACAGAGTCTACTTCCCGAAGTGGTACCTCAAAGGCACGCGGGCCAGCCCGGCTTCCGCGGGCGCCACCGTGGCTGCCGCCAAGTATATCAACCTCGACATGAGGTCCTACCTGAACTTCCTGAGTTGGATGCCGGCTGCTCTCAAGATGCCCGACGATGAGTTGATCCAGCACGCGGGCCTCGATTCCGTCGTCTACCTACGGATATACCGCACAGG GCTCAAGATATTTGTTCCAATTACAATTCTTGCTTTTGCCGTTCTGGTCCCTCTGAACTGGACCAATGATACACTAGAAACTTTGAAGGTGGTCCACAGTGACATTGACAAACTTTCTATATCCAACATACCTTATGGATCTAAGAG GTTTATAGCCCACTTGGTTATGGCCTATGTATTTACTTTTTGGACCTGCTATATACTTATGAAGGAATATCAAATAGTTGCAAAGATGAGATTGCGCTTTCTTGCTTCGGAGAAACGTCGACCAGATCAGTTCACT GTTCTTGTACGGAATATACCATCAGATCCTGACGAATCAGTTAGTGAGCTCGTGGAACATTTCTTCCTTGTCAATCATCCTAGTCATTATCTTAAACATCAG GTAGTTTACAATACAAATAAACTTGCTGGCCTGGTTGAAAAGAAGAAGCAAATGCAGAATTGGCTTGATTACTACCAACTCAAGTTTGAGCGAAAAGCAGAAAGGCCAACAACTAAG ACTGGGTTTTTTGGATGTTTTGGTTCTGATGTGGATGCTATTGATTACTACAAATCAGAGATTGAGAAGATAGGAAAGGAA GAAGCTGACGAGCATAAAAAAGTCATGAAGGATCCCAAGTCAATTATGCCAGCGGCCTTTGTTTCATTTCGTTCACGGTGGGGTGCAGCTGTTGCCGCTCAGACACAACAAACCAGCAACCCAACTGTCTGGCTGACTGAATGGGCTCCAGAACCCCGTGATGTGTACTGGAATAATCTATCCATTCCATTTGTTTCCCTCACAGTTAGGAGGTTGATAATTGgcgtggccttcttcttcctcaacttctTTTATGTCATTCCAATAGCATTCGTAcagactcttgcaaatgttgaaggcATAGAGAAGGCACTACCATTTCTAGAACCTTTCATTGAAAC ACCCACCATTAAATCATTCATCCAAGGGTTTCTTCCTGGACTTGCTTTGAAGATCTTCCTCATATTGCTTCCAACTATACTGATGTTCATGTCTCAGTTTGAAGGATTGGTATCACATTCATCACTAGAGCGAAGAACTGCATCCAAGTATTTTATATTCTTGTTCTTCAATGTATTCCTAGGGAGCATCGTTACAGGATCTGCTTTGGAGCAGCTTAATACCTACCTTCATCAGTCAGCTAATGA CATTCCAAGGATCATCGGTGTGGCCATACCAATGAAGGCAACATTTTTCATTACATATGTAATGGTTGATGGTTGGACTGGTGTAGCTCTTGAAGTTCTGAGATTGAAGGCATTTATAATGTTCCACTTGAAAAACTTTTTCCTGGTCAAGACAGAGAAGGACAGAGAAGAGGCAATGGATCCTGGTAGTATCTGTTTGTACTGGTCCGAGCCTCGAATACAGCTATATTTCTTGCTTGGTCTTGTGTATGCTGTGGTGACACCACTCTTGCTTCCATTCATATTGGTATTCTTTGCGCTGGCTTACGTCGTCTACCGCCACCAG ATCATAAATGTCTACAATCAACGATACGAGAGCGGCGCGCAGTTCTGGCCCAATGTGCATCTACGCATCATCACAGCCTTGATCGTGTCGCAGCTGCTTTTCCTTGGGCTGTTAAGCACGAAAGGTTTGGAGGAGGCGACGCCGGCTCTTCTTGCTCTTCCCGTGTTAACCATTTGGTTCCACAAGTACTGCAAGCACCGGTACGAACCCGCGTTTGTGAGAAACCCGCTACAG GAGGTGATGAGGAAGGATACGCTAGAACGCGCGAGGGAGCGCAACTTCGACCTCAAGGCGTACCTGGCGGACGCGTACCTTCACCCGGTGTTCAAGAGCAATGAGGCAGACAAGTTCTATGTCGCCGACGATCCCGGGGCGGAGCCGGTGATCGTGCCGACCAAGCGGCAGTCCCGGAGGATCACTCCGGTGCAGAGCGAGGACGGCGGCTCTGGCAGGCTCAACCTGATGGAGTCCGTTCACGAAAGATAG